A single window of Marinobacter sp. LA51 DNA harbors:
- a CDS encoding DUF1428 domain-containing protein, with translation MDYVEGFVAAVPTRNKDDYIRHASEAAQIFKEHGATRLVECWGDDVPTGKITSFPQAVQCGEDETVVFSWALWPSREARDSGMTGIMNDPRMRDNPMPFDGSRLIYGGFQMILDE, from the coding sequence ATGGACTACGTAGAAGGATTTGTCGCCGCCGTACCTACCAGGAACAAAGACGATTACATCCGCCACGCCAGTGAAGCTGCCCAGATTTTCAAAGAGCACGGAGCCACCCGTTTGGTTGAGTGCTGGGGCGACGATGTGCCCACCGGCAAGATAACCTCTTTCCCGCAAGCGGTGCAGTGTGGCGAGGATGAGACGGTGGTGTTTTCATGGGCGCTGTGGCCATCGCGAGAAGCCCGGGACTCCGGCATGACCGGGATCATGAACGATCCGCGCATGCGCGATAACCCGATGCCATTTGATGGCAGCCGATTGATATACGGTGGCTTCCAGATGATTTTGGATGAATAG
- a CDS encoding cupin domain-containing protein codes for MRTHGLTLAVLVFALPVFAADPVVTDGDKYKVLLENDCVRVLEYRDEPGQITQEHQHPAFVLYALAPFERVIHLPGGKVINRSFAAGDVIWSPAQTHTGENTGSTPTHAVIVESKASGSRLSQCSNE; via the coding sequence ATGCGCACCCACGGTTTAACCCTCGCAGTCCTTGTGTTTGCCCTGCCTGTTTTCGCCGCAGATCCGGTTGTTACAGACGGCGATAAGTACAAAGTCCTTCTGGAAAACGACTGTGTCCGCGTACTTGAGTACCGCGACGAGCCGGGCCAGATCACTCAGGAGCACCAGCACCCGGCCTTCGTGCTCTATGCGCTGGCACCGTTTGAGCGGGTGATTCATCTGCCCGGAGGCAAGGTCATCAACCGAAGCTTTGCCGCAGGCGACGTCATCTGGTCACCGGCACAAACCCACACCGGCGAAAATACGGGCAGCACTCCAACCCACGCGGTTATCGTGGAATCAAAGGCGTCTGGCAGCCGGTTGTCCCAGTGCAGTAACGAATAA